The Psychrobacter arenosus region TCACTTGCCGACGCCACACCCATGAGTTTCACATAAGTGGATTTATCCAAGCGCTCATCACTGCCTGCAGTCTTGCCCAAAGCATCTGTAGTTGCGGTAACATCCAAGATATCGTCTTGCACCTGAAAGGCTAAGCCAATATTAGCTGCAAAGGTCTGTAATGCCTTTAGTTCTTTCGCATTAGCTCCCGCACATAACCCCCCCATCACGGTAGCGGCTTCAATTAGGGCGCCGGTCTTATCTCGGTGGATAGCTTCAAGAGCAGTTTGCTCAACCGGAGCATGTTCAGCATTCATATCCAGCATTTGCCCAGCTACCATACGGCGAGCGCGTGGGGCAAAGGTAGTGATTAAAGCCATCGCTAACTTCGCATCAATGGGGGCAAAGCCGTCGATATCCGCGCTTAACACCTCAAAAGCTAACGTCTGCAGCACATCACCCGCCAATAAAGCAGTCGCTTCATCGAAAGCAATATGACAGGTGGGGCGACCACGGCGCAACTCGTCATCATCCATACAAGGCAAGTCATCATGGATGAGCGAATAGGCATGCAACAGCTCGACCGCTAACATAGCCCGGCGATAAGCGTCGTTGAGCCCGCCCTGATTTAAAGCTGTAGCGTCATTATCATAAGCAGTTTGCCCCCGCTGTACTGTCAAAAAGGCACTGGCGGCCAATAGCGGACGGACTCGTTTGCCATTACCACTCATGGCGTAGTCACAAGCTTCAGCTATAGGAGAGGGCAGGGCGGCGTGCTGTAATAAGCGACCAATATCTTGGTTTAATAACTCAATAAAATAAGTTTTAGAGGCTGCAAAGGTAGGCGGATTAATAAGGGACGCTACAGCAGCAGAGGTAGGGGATAGAGAGTCTATAGTCATAAAATTTTCAATAATCTTATTGGTAACCAAGTTATTTTGCAGGGAGTATTGCGGCCTATCCCATAGGATATTTTGCCCCTATATTGAGCAAAATAGAGCCCTTAAGGATTGTTATAATAAGTATAACAATATTACCCTAATAGGTGGTGTAGCATGTGTATTGAGTCCGCAATTATGAGACGACTCGAGCAACCGATGACAGGCCGTTGTTGCAAAATAAAAAAAGCGAGCTTAGTAGGCAGTTTTGCTTTGCCTAGCGTTATTATTCCTGACTTAAATCGGCTGTTGTTAATTATGACTTATAAGTCAGAGGGAACGCTGTGACAGATGGGGGGCAAATCCCCTACACTAAGCCCCGAAAGCTAACGCGCTATTGCGACAGTCTCAGCGCTATTGTATAGCTATAAGCATTCTTATTAATAATCACCGTTTACCTCTACTACAAGACCGCAGTAGGATGAGGGTGTTTGGTTTGTAGCCAACCCCTCATTGAAGACTTTTGATGGTAAAGTCACTCAGTACTGGCTGCTTTGCTAGCGCTGGCGTGTCGTTAAGAGCCCGCTCTTAAGCCTATAATTATAGTTTGTATTTATCGGCAGTCATTGCGAGTCTCTGACAATTCTACTTGCACAATAACCTTAAAATAACTAGGAGTTACGAATGGTTTATCAAGGCAACCGCATCTCGGTGTCCATGCTAGATGATGGCATCGCAAACATGCAATTCAACGCAGAAAATGAGAGCGTCAACAAGTTTGATGCCGAAACTAATAAACAATTTGGCGAAGCCGTTAGCGCACTAGAACAAGCGAGCGACGTAAAAGGTCTGATCGTGACTTCAGGCAAAGGCGTGTTTATCGCTGGTGCTGATATCACTGAATTCGTTGGTTATTTCCGCAAAGAAGCGTCAGAGATTGAAAGTTGGATCTTAGAAATTAATGCTATCTTTAACCGTTTCGAAGACCTGCCATTCCCGAAAGTTGCCGCTATCAACGGCGCAGCGCTAGGCGGTGGTTGTGAGATGACTTTGGTTTGTGAATATCGCGTCATGAGCGACAAAGCACAAATCGGTCTGCCAGAAACTCAGCTAGGCATTTTCCCAGGCTTCGGCGGTACTGTGCGTACGACTCGCGTAATCGGCGTAGACAATGCTATCGAATTGATCGCTACGGCTAAAGCACAAAAACCTGCTGACGCTATCAAAGTAGGTTTGGTAGATGCCGTAGTAGCAGCTGATGACCTAGAGAACGCAGCCATTGATTTGGTTAAAAAATGCATCGCAGGCGAGCTAGATTGGCAAGCTAAGCGTGAAGAGAAGCTACAGCCGGTTAAGCTAAACCAGCTTGAGCAAGCTATGGCGATCAACAGTGCTAAAGGCGCTATCTTTGCGAAAGCCAACCCTAAGCAGTACCCAGCTCCCGCTATCGCAATCGAAGCTATCGAAAAGCATATCAACTTGACGCGTGATGAAGCGATCAAAGTAGAAGCCGCGGGTTTTGTTAAAGCAGCCAAAACGCCACAAGCAGCGAGCATGGTGGGTCTGTTCTTAAACGACCAAGCCGTGAAAAAACTGGCTAAGCAACACAGCAAGTTGGCGCATGATATCGACGAAGCTGCGGTATTGGGCGCAGGTATCATGGGTGGCGGTATCGCTTACCAAGCGGCCTCAAAAGGTCTGCCTATCATCATGAAAGACATCAAGGCTGAGCAATTAGACTTGGGTATGGGCGAAGCCAGCAAAATCTTAAGCAAGATGGTTGGCCAAGGCCGTATGACCCCAGCGAAGATGGGCGAGACGCTAAGCCGTATCCGTCCTACTTTGAACTACGGTGATTTTGCTGAAACCGATATCGTCATCGAAGCGGTTGTAGAGAATCCGAAAGTTAAGCATGCCGTCCTAAAAGAAGTCGAAGGCCTAGTGAAAAAAGACGCCATCTTAGCGTCAAACACGTCTACGATTTCTATTACGCATCTGGCTGAAGTGCTTGAGCGTCCAGAAAACTTTGTGGGTATGCATTTCTTTAACCCAGTGCATCGTATGCCATTGGTTGAAGTTATCCGTGGTGCCAAATCATCAGACGAAGCCATTGCTACGACTGTTGCGCTAGCTTCTAAAATGGGCAAAGTACCTGTTGTCGTCAATGATTGCCCAGGTTTCTTAGTCAACCGCGTCTTGTTCCCTTACTTTGGCGCATTCGACTTGCTGCTAAAAGAAGGCGCAGATTTCGTCCATGTGGATAAAGTCATGCAGAAGTTCGGCTGGCCAATGGGTCCTGCTTATCTAATCGACGTGGTCGGTTTAGATACGGGCGTACATGGCGCTGAAGTGATGGCAGAAGGCTTCCCAGATCGCATGAAGCCAGACTATAAAGGCGCTATCAAGCACCTATTTGAAAACAACCGCTTAGGTCAGAAAAACGGCGTTGGCTTCTATAAATACGAGAATGATAAGCGCGGCAAGCCACAAAAAACGGCTGATGAAGCGACTTATGAGTTGCTAAAAGCGACCACTGATGGCGATACGCAAACTTTCGAAGATCAAGTGATCATCGACCGTATGATGCTAGCTTTCTGCAACGAGACCGTTCGTTGCCTAGAAGACAACATCGTA contains the following coding sequences:
- the fadB gene encoding fatty acid oxidation complex subunit alpha FadB, with product MVYQGNRISVSMLDDGIANMQFNAENESVNKFDAETNKQFGEAVSALEQASDVKGLIVTSGKGVFIAGADITEFVGYFRKEASEIESWILEINAIFNRFEDLPFPKVAAINGAALGGGCEMTLVCEYRVMSDKAQIGLPETQLGIFPGFGGTVRTTRVIGVDNAIELIATAKAQKPADAIKVGLVDAVVAADDLENAAIDLVKKCIAGELDWQAKREEKLQPVKLNQLEQAMAINSAKGAIFAKANPKQYPAPAIAIEAIEKHINLTRDEAIKVEAAGFVKAAKTPQAASMVGLFLNDQAVKKLAKQHSKLAHDIDEAAVLGAGIMGGGIAYQAASKGLPIIMKDIKAEQLDLGMGEASKILSKMVGQGRMTPAKMGETLSRIRPTLNYGDFAETDIVIEAVVENPKVKHAVLKEVEGLVKKDAILASNTSTISITHLAEVLERPENFVGMHFFNPVHRMPLVEVIRGAKSSDEAIATTVALASKMGKVPVVVNDCPGFLVNRVLFPYFGAFDLLLKEGADFVHVDKVMQKFGWPMGPAYLIDVVGLDTGVHGAEVMAEGFPDRMKPDYKGAIKHLFENNRLGQKNGVGFYKYENDKRGKPQKTADEATYELLKATTDGDTQTFEDQVIIDRMMLAFCNETVRCLEDNIVATPAEADMAMIMGVGFPPFRGGPCRYIDQLGLDNYLALCEQYAHLGKAYEAPQKIRDMAAAGETFYPTA
- a CDS encoding polyprenyl synthetase family protein, whose protein sequence is MTIDSLSPTSAAVASLINPPTFAASKTYFIELLNQDIGRLLQHAALPSPIAEACDYAMSGNGKRVRPLLAASAFLTVQRGQTAYDNDATALNQGGLNDAYRRAMLAVELLHAYSLIHDDLPCMDDDELRRGRPTCHIAFDEATALLAGDVLQTLAFEVLSADIDGFAPIDAKLAMALITTFAPRARRMVAGQMLDMNAEHAPVEQTALEAIHRDKTGALIEAATVMGGLCAGANAKELKALQTFAANIGLAFQVQDDILDVTATTDALGKTAGSDERLDKSTYVKLMGVASASEYAKSLFAAGKQAIEQVFGLDNELIQLADWLWSRQK